In Syntrophorhabdaceae bacterium, the following proteins share a genomic window:
- a CDS encoding enoyl-CoA hydratase/isomerase family protein: MKYETVIYGKEGQVATIVLNRPEKLNAVSPELIRDWSAAMDEAEQDDDVKVIIFKGAGRAFSAGADLTGVGFVYGMKEPKAGETGGLRKIPQRVKLKFDRNLFLGFHRKLLYCPKITIAQMHKYCLGVAFNLVLHCDLLLASEDCKVGHVEERLGQGGMTISPIMVLRCGLTRAMDLCLTGKMITGAQAAAYNLINRAVPEDILDSEVKEL; encoded by the coding sequence ATGAAATACGAAACGGTTATCTACGGAAAAGAGGGGCAGGTGGCAACTATCGTTCTCAATCGCCCCGAAAAATTGAACGCCGTGTCCCCGGAACTGATACGAGACTGGTCCGCTGCCATGGATGAGGCCGAGCAGGATGACGATGTGAAGGTCATCATTTTCAAGGGAGCGGGCCGCGCTTTCAGTGCGGGCGCCGATCTCACCGGCGTAGGGTTTGTTTACGGGATGAAGGAACCGAAGGCCGGAGAAACAGGCGGCTTAAGAAAGATTCCCCAACGGGTCAAACTGAAATTTGATAGAAACCTCTTCCTCGGGTTTCACCGCAAGCTCCTTTACTGTCCCAAGATTACTATCGCACAGATGCACAAGTACTGCCTGGGCGTTGCCTTCAATCTTGTGCTCCATTGCGATCTTCTTCTCGCGAGCGAAGACTGTAAAGTCGGTCACGTGGAGGAAAGACTTGGCCAGGGAGGCATGACCATCTCTCCTATCATGGTCTTACGATGCGGTCTTACGAGGGCCATGGATCTCTGCCTCACCGGCAAGATGATTACAGGCGCTCAGGCAGCGGCCTACAACCTCATCAACAGGGCCGTGCCCGAAGATATCCTCGATAGCGAGGTAAAGGAACTG